The DNA sequence GCCGGCGAAACGGATCATGGTGGCTTTGCGTTTGGTCGGCGCCAGGCGCGACCAGACACCGGAATTGAACGTGGCGCGGGCGTTTTCCACGGCGCGCTGGGCGTCGGCGGCGTCACAGCTGGCGATCTTGCCCAGCAGACGGCCATCGACCGGGCTGATGCACTCGAAGGTCTCGCCGGAGACGGCATCGGTGTACTCGCCATTGAGGTAGGCGCGGCCTTCGATTTTCAGGTCGCGGGCGCGTTGTTCCCAGTCGGCACGAGTCAGGGTGGTCATTCGAGTGTCCTCCTCTTGTTCAATACGAGCGCCGCGATCGTCGCGGTCGTCCTCAGGAATACTGCCCGGCCAGCCTGCTTTTCGGCCCAAGGCATCCGCCACCCTAAACCAGCGGCCGGGGTTGTTTCAATATATTTGACATAAGCTCGCCATACGGCCTTGCGGCGTTCAATTTAATCAACATAGACTTTGGCCCTTTCACGCCATCGCGCCGTCATCACGGGAGAAAACAACAATGAACATCCAGAACGTCGTCGACATCAGCCTGACCACAACCGAAGCCGAACGCTATCGCCCGGACCCGGCCAAAGTACTCAAGGGCGATCCCGAGCAGGCGGTGTTCAATCAATACGACAGCCCTTGCGGGCAAATGGGCGTCGGCGTGTGGGAAGGTGCGGTCGGTCAGTGGACGGTGAACTACACCGAACACGAATACTGCGAAATCCTGCAGGGCGTTTCGGTGCTGCGTGACGGCGAAGGCAATGCCAAGACCCTGCGTGTCGGTGATCGCTTCGTGATTCCGGCCGGTTTCCGTGGCACCTGGGAAGTGCTGGAAGCTTGCCGCAAGGTCTATGTGATCTTCGAACAGAAGGCCTGAAATTTTCGTCGGCTGCCCCGGCCCTATCGCTGGCAAGCCAGCTCCCACAGGGGTAATTGGCGTTCACAAGATTTGTGCACACCGCTGAAATTGTGGGAGCTGGCTTGCCAGCGATGAGGCCCGCACAGGCACCCCGGAATCCGGGGCAACAAAAAAGGCCCGTATCGTGAGATACGGGCCTTTTTTGTAAGTCGGGAAAAATCAATTACTTGATTTTGCCTTCCTTGTAGATCACGTGCTTGCGAACAACCGGATCATATTTCTTGATCTCGATTTTGTCCGGGGTAGTACGCTTGTTCTTGTCGGTAGTGTAGAAGTGACCAGTACCGGCGCTCGAGATCAAACGAATCAATTCACGCATGATTAGCTCCCTTAAACCTTGCCGTCGCGACGCAGCTCGGCCAGCACAACGCTGATGCCACGCTTGTCGATGATACGCATGCCTTTGGCGGAAACGCGCAGGCGTACGAAACGTTTCTCTTCTTCAACCCAGAAGCGGTGATGCTGCAGGTTCGGCAGGAAACGACGACGGGTTTTGTTGTTTGCGTGGGAAATGTTGTTCCCAGTCACCGGACCCTTACCGGTAACTTGACATACTCTAGACATGCCTCAGCCCTCTAAAACCACATGCCCAACCCGGCATGGGTTGGCCGCTTAATCTCTAGTCATTGTGGCGCCAGGCGCCGCGATTCTTTAGAGGTCTTACCGGCTACACCTACAAGCGAAGGAACCGGGCCCCTAGAAAAGAGCGCTGCTTTATACCAGAAAGACCACGGAGCAACAACTTTCCGTGTGCAAAGAATGGCTAAAAAGCCGCTTTTCCCGGCCGCAAGCGCCTTGGACAAAGGCTGCCGGCAATTTTTACCATTCGTCGAAGAAAACCGATCATGCCCGCTATCGAGACTTTTCCCGCCGCCTCTTCCGACAAATCCTCAGCCGCGCAGCCCCGAAAATGCAAAAAGGGGATAGTCATTTGCAATCGCGACCACTAGGGTAGGCCTTTTCCAGACTGCACTTGCAGATGGGCCTTCGATCTGTAAAGGAAGCCGACCATGCGCCTCGCTGCCCTCCCCCTGCTCTTCGCCCCGCTGTTACTGAGTCCACTGGCCCAGGCCGCCGCCCTGAGCGTCTGCACCGAGGCCAGCCCCGAAGGCTTCGACGTGGTGCAGTACAACTCGCTGACCACCACCAACGCCTCGGCGGACGTGCTGATGAACCGTCTGGTGGACTTCGACACCGCCAGCGGCAAGGTGGTCCCGAGCCTGGCCGACAGCTGGGAAGTCAGCACCGATGGCCTGAGCTATGTTTTCAAATTGCACCCGCAGGTGAAATTTCACACGACCGACTACTTCAAACCGACCCGTGAGTTGACCGCCGAAGACGTCAAATTCAGCTTCGACCGCATGCTCGATCCGGCCAACCCGTGGCACAAGGTCGCCCAGAGCGGCTTCCCCCACGCTCAGTCGATGCAGTTGCCGAGCCTGATCAAGAAGATCGATGCACTGGATCCGCTGACCGTGCGCTTCACCCTCGATCACCCGGACTCGACGTTCCTGGCGACCCTGAGCATGGGTTTCGCCTCCATTTATTCTGCTGAATACGCCGACAAGCTGCTGAAGGCCGATGCCACCGACAAGCTCAACAGCCAGCCGGTCGGCACCGGCCCGTTCGTGTTCAACCGATTCCAGAAAGATGCGTCGATCCGCTACAAGGCCAACCCGGATTACTTCCGTGGCAAGCCTGCGGTGGACCCGCTGATCTTCGCCATCACCCCGGACGCCAACGTGCGTCTGCAAAAGCTGCGGCGTAACGAGTGCCAGATTGCCCTGTCGCCAAAACCACTGGACGTACAGGCCGCGAAGCAGGAGCCGACGCTGAAAGTCGAAAAGACCGACGCGTTCATGACCGCATTCGTCGGCATCAACAGCCAGCATCCGCCACTGGACAAGCCGGAAGTGCGCCAAGCGATCAACCTCGCCTTCGACAAGGCCAACTACCTGAAAGCTGTGTTCGAAGACACCGCCGAAGCCGCCAACGGCCCTTACCCGCCAAACACCTGGAGCTACGCGAAGAATCTGCCCGGATATGCCCACGACGTGGACAAGGCCAAGGCTTTGCTGGCCAAGGCCGGGCTGAAGGACGGTTTCCAGACCACCATCTGGACGCGCCCGTCCGGCAGCCTGCTGAATCCAAACCCGAGCCTCGGCGCTCAATTGCTGCAATCGGACCTGGCGGAGATCGGCATTCAGGCGGAAATCCGTGTGATCGAATGGGGCGAGCTGATCCGTCGCGCCAAGGCTGGCGAGCATGATCTGCTGTTCATGGGCTGGGCCGGCGACAACGGCGACCCGGACAACTTCCTCACCCCGCAGTTTTCCTGCGCGGCGGTGAAGTCCGGCACCAACTTCGCCCGCTACTGCAACGCCGATCTGGACAAGCTGATCAGCGCCGGCAAGACCACCAGCGAACAAGGTGTGCGCACCAAGCTGTACGAGCAGGCGCAGGCGCAGATTCAGCAGCAGGCGCTGTGGCTGCCGCTGGCGCATCCGACGGCGTATGCGCTGACGCGCAAGGACGTGCAGGGTTACTCCGTCTCCCCGTTCGGACGGCAGGACTACTCCAGGGTCACCCTGAAGTAGCCCGCAACAACCCAAAACCTGTGGGAGCGAGCTTGCTCGCGAATGCAGTCTGTCAGTTACCGGATGAGGCGGCTGACACAACGCTATCGCGAGCAAGCTCGCTCCCACAGGGATATGGCATCACCCTCACATCCAGCCACACTCCGCCATCGACAGCGGTTCGCCGTCACCGACGATGAAGTGATCGAGCACCCGCACATCGATCAACTCCAAAGCCTTCTGCAAGCGCTTGGTCAATAATCGATCAGCCTGACTGGGATCGGAGTTTCCCGACGGATGGTTGTGGCACAGGATGACCGCCGCCGCGTTGTTGGCCAGGGATCGCTTCACCACTTCCCGGGGATGGACGGCGGTGTTGTCGATCGAGCCGCGAAATAACGCTTCGAAGGTCAGCACCTGATGTTTGGAATCCAGAAACAGGCAACCGAAAACCTCGTGCGGCTCGTGGCGCAGCATGGCTTTGAGGTAATCACGAACCACTTGTGGGTTTTCCAGCGCCGTTTTTTGCCGCATGCGCTCGGCCAGATGTCGCCGCCCCATCTCCAGCACAGCTTGCAGCTGGGCAAACTTCGCCGGCCCGAGGCCCAACTGCTCGCTGAACGCTCCGAGATCAGCTTCAAGCAACGCACGCAGACTGCCGAACTGACTCAACAAGTGTCGCGCCAGATCCACCGCGCTTTTACCGGATACGCCGGTTCGTAGAAAAATCGCCAGCAATTCGGCATCGGAAAGACTCCCCGAGCCCTGTTCCAACAGCTTCTCCCGCGGCCTTTCCGCCGCCGGCCAATCGCGAATACTCATACACCTTCCTTGTCTGTGGGCGCCGCTGTTCCGTAGCGGTCGCTGTGATATCGTAGCCCATCTTTTTTGCGGGCGAATTCACCCTGGGGAGGGGGTTTCGCCACGTATGTCACCAACGAAATGAAAGGCAGACCTATGCAGCGGCTGTATCGGAAACGCATCGTTCTGGGCGTCGGCGGCGGCATTGCTGCCTACAAGAGCGCCGACCTTGTGCGCCGCCTGATCGATCAGGGCGCCGAAGTGCGCGTGGTCATGACCCGTGGCGGCAGCGAATTCATCACCCCGCTGACCATGCAGGCGCTGTCCGGCCACCCGGTTCACCTGGATTTGCTCGACCCGGCTGCCGAAGCGGCGATGGGCCACATCGAACTGGCCAAATGGGCCGATCTGGTGCTGATTGCCCCGGCCACCGCCGACCTGCTCGCCCGTCTGGCCCAAGGCATTGCCAACGACCTGCTGACCACATTGGTGCTGGCCACCGACGCCATCGTCGCTGTCGCCCCGGCCATGAACCAGGCCATGTGGCGCGATCCGGCGACCCAGGCCAACCTGCAACTCCTTGAAAGCCGTGGCCTGAAGACCTTCGGCCCGGCCTCTGGCAGCCAGGCCTGCGGCGACGTCGGCATGGGCCGCATGATGGAAGCCACCGACCTGGCCCAGCTCGCGGCGGACTGCTTCCAGCGTCAGGCGCTGACCGGCA is a window from the Pseudomonas gozinkensis genome containing:
- a CDS encoding cupin domain-containing protein; the protein is MNIQNVVDISLTTTEAERYRPDPAKVLKGDPEQAVFNQYDSPCGQMGVGVWEGAVGQWTVNYTEHEYCEILQGVSVLRDGEGNAKTLRVGDRFVIPAGFRGTWEVLEACRKVYVIFEQKA
- the rpmG gene encoding 50S ribosomal protein L33; protein product: MRELIRLISSAGTGHFYTTDKNKRTTPDKIEIKKYDPVVRKHVIYKEGKIK
- the rpmB gene encoding 50S ribosomal protein L28; translated protein: MSRVCQVTGKGPVTGNNISHANNKTRRRFLPNLQHHRFWVEEEKRFVRLRVSAKGMRIIDKRGISVVLAELRRDGKV
- a CDS encoding ABC transporter substrate-binding protein; the protein is MRLAALPLLFAPLLLSPLAQAAALSVCTEASPEGFDVVQYNSLTTTNASADVLMNRLVDFDTASGKVVPSLADSWEVSTDGLSYVFKLHPQVKFHTTDYFKPTRELTAEDVKFSFDRMLDPANPWHKVAQSGFPHAQSMQLPSLIKKIDALDPLTVRFTLDHPDSTFLATLSMGFASIYSAEYADKLLKADATDKLNSQPVGTGPFVFNRFQKDASIRYKANPDYFRGKPAVDPLIFAITPDANVRLQKLRRNECQIALSPKPLDVQAAKQEPTLKVEKTDAFMTAFVGINSQHPPLDKPEVRQAINLAFDKANYLKAVFEDTAEAANGPYPPNTWSYAKNLPGYAHDVDKAKALLAKAGLKDGFQTTIWTRPSGSLLNPNPSLGAQLLQSDLAEIGIQAEIRVIEWGELIRRAKAGEHDLLFMGWAGDNGDPDNFLTPQFSCAAVKSGTNFARYCNADLDKLISAGKTTSEQGVRTKLYEQAQAQIQQQALWLPLAHPTAYALTRKDVQGYSVSPFGRQDYSRVTLK
- the radC gene encoding RadC family protein; this translates as MSIRDWPAAERPREKLLEQGSGSLSDAELLAIFLRTGVSGKSAVDLARHLLSQFGSLRALLEADLGAFSEQLGLGPAKFAQLQAVLEMGRRHLAERMRQKTALENPQVVRDYLKAMLRHEPHEVFGCLFLDSKHQVLTFEALFRGSIDNTAVHPREVVKRSLANNAAAVILCHNHPSGNSDPSQADRLLTKRLQKALELIDVRVLDHFIVGDGEPLSMAECGWM